CCGCTCCAATAAACCAAAACAGCTTTTCTCTTAACTTCTCTGCAGCTTCTACACGGTATAAAGCAAATACGATAATAGTAAAGGCGGCAATCACATTTATTGACTCGTTCTTGAACAAGAGCGAATATGGTAGTTGGGATATGACTGCCAGGAATAATAAACGAAAAATATATTTTTGGGGGTCACGAGTAAACGACATCCCTCTTGCCACACCGAAGGCATATATCGGGAAAGCTATCCTTCCAATGATCCTCCAATCGGGGATATTCGGAAACCAGACATAACCTATATGATCGATGATCATCGTAATCATTGCTAGCCACTCCATAAAAAATAACCCCTTATTGCTTTAAGCATTAATAATTTGCGGGTATTCTCGGACGAATCCTCGATTGTGCCGCGGCTAACTGCTGCGTATCGACGTGAGTATAAATCTGCGTAGTTGAGATATCTGAATGCCCAAGGAGCTCTTGCAGAGTTCGTAGATCCGTGCCGCTCCGGAAGTGATTAGTAGCAAAGGTATGCCTTAATTTATGGCTACTAATTTTTTTGTCCTTAAGAGTTGGGCGGGCTTGTTTTATGATGCTTGTAGCTCGATCGATTATACTTTGTATCGTTCTACGTCCAATCCGGCGGCCTTCTTGTGAAATGAAGAAAGCTGAGGAATCTCCATCCTTGGGATTTACCCGCTCCTGCAGATATGTTTCAAGTATGACTGCAACACTCTCATGGAGCGGTACGGTTCTCCATTTCCTTCCTTTACCCATAAAGTGAAGTGTCGGATTTTCTCCAGATTGAAAATGTTCGATATTTAGAGCGTGGACTTCTGATACGCGCAGACCCCCATAAGCCATAAGAAGACATATTGCAAGGTTACGGATTTTGTGTCGTCCATCTACATATTCAAGAAAATCCGCGAGCTCCTCCTCACTCAAGAATACCGGTGACCTGTTTTTCTCGACTTTTGATTTGGGAACGGTGATGGCTGGATTAACCTGGATCTTTTCGAATTCGATAAGAGCCTTATAAAAGCATCGTATAGATGAGATCATTCGGTTAATTGCTCCGTCACCGGCGCCTCGATCTCGCATTACTTTTTGAAATCTCATTATATCCCCTTTAGTTACTGAGGCGGTCGGTGCTTTAACATAATCCAGAAATGCGATAACCTCACGAACATATTCATTTTGTGTACGTAGGGTGTACCCTCGATTCTGAAGATAAGTTTGAAAATCGTCTATATCTTCTTCGAAGTACGTTTGAAGCTTTTCGCTCAAGTGTATCCCCTCCTGTCATCAGAAGATGTGAGATAGAAACAAATCTCAGTATGGATCGATCTTTTACTTCTTCTCTGATGACTTGCCGCCGTCGTCGGACTTCGGCTGCTTAAGCTTGGCAATTTCTTCTCGGAGCAGATCACGTTGTTCATATTGCTCGCGGAGTTTCCCGGTTGCGTCCTCACGTTCCTTCTCAAGCTTTGCTTGATACTCCGTCCGGATTGCCAGCAATTCACGTTCTTTCTCCATGTCCTTTCGCTCCGAAAGTCTTTCTAGTGCTTCCTTGTGACGTTCTTCGGCTTCCGTAAGCTGTTTCTCACTGATAGCTTCCAATGTTGTGACTTGCGTCTCCAAACCGGCTATACGTCCCGACTGATTATTGACAACTTC
This portion of the Paenibacillus sp. V4I7 genome encodes:
- a CDS encoding TraX family protein translates to MEWLAMITMIIDHIGYVWFPNIPDWRIIGRIAFPIYAFGVARGMSFTRDPQKYIFRLLFLAVISQLPYSLLFKNESINVIAAFTIIVFALYRVEAAEKLREKLFWFIGAGLLLDISGTDYGSYALLLVAIYRYTRGFEAIFLHILINIFAWFAFHMPLQVWSIIPTLALAWVPLSKAEISPKFKVPSWLWRSFYPVHLMMLWLLAYFLH
- a CDS encoding tyrosine-type recombinase/integrase, yielding MSEKLQTYFEEDIDDFQTYLQNRGYTLRTQNEYVREVIAFLDYVKAPTASVTKGDIMRFQKVMRDRGAGDGAINRMISSIRCFYKALIEFEKIQVNPAITVPKSKVEKNRSPVFLSEEELADFLEYVDGRHKIRNLAICLLMAYGGLRVSEVHALNIEHFQSGENPTLHFMGKGRKWRTVPLHESVAVILETYLQERVNPKDGDSSAFFISQEGRRIGRRTIQSIIDRATSIIKQARPTLKDKKISSHKLRHTFATNHFRSGTDLRTLQELLGHSDISTTQIYTHVDTQQLAAAQSRIRPRIPANY